Proteins encoded within one genomic window of Xiphophorus maculatus strain JP 163 A chromosome 11, X_maculatus-5.0-male, whole genome shotgun sequence:
- the tm7sf2 gene encoding delta(14)-sterol reductase isoform X1 — protein MTSTICVNILNRRRKMGPKKALKHRLSNDTEREFGGTLGAVCIPVFLPLTVLFLICVSQSPEASVLQWPPCLPSADQLWDPLAPILLLGWIGLHVLLYLLPLGKVSDGLALRDGSRLKYPINGFHGLCISAVLLSVLLGLGAPLGYLFELLVPLAVSAIAVSFLSSVYLYVRSFWAPSHALALGGDTGNPLYDFFIGRELNPRIGNFDLKYFCELRPGLIGWGVINLGMLMKEAELRGSPSLSMILVNCFQLLYVADALWNEEAVLTTMDIVHDGFGFMLVFGDLAWVPFTYGLQASFLVVHPQSLSLLTAAAIVALNGAGYYIFRKSNSQKNQFRRDPTHPSVSGLETIATATGKRLLVSGWWGFVRHPNYLGDLLMALAWSLPCGFSHLLPYFYVVYFTVLLVHREARDERQCRAKYGLAWDAYCRRVPYRIFPYIY, from the exons ATGACGTCCACTATCTGTGTCAATATCCTaaacaggaggagaaaaatGGGACCCAAGAAAGCCCTGAAACACAGACTGTCAAACGACACAGAAAGAGAGTTTGGAGGAACTCTGG GTGCCGTGTGCATTCCCGTTTTCCTCCCACTGACCGTTCTCTTCCTGATCTGTGTGAGCCAATCACCGGAGGCCAGCGTCCTCCAGTGGCCCCCCTGCCTCCCCTCCGCCGACCAGCTGTGGGACCCGCTGGCTCCCATTCTGCTGCTGGGATGGATCGGACTGCATGTCCTCCTCTACTTGCTGCCGTTAGGAAAG GTTTCTGATGGATTAGCGCTGAGGGACGGAAGCCGCCTCAAGTATCCCATAAATG GTTTCCACGGCCTGTGCATCAGCGCCGTGTTGCTGTCGGTGTTGCTGGGGCTCGGCGCTCCTCTTGGATATCTGTTTGAGCTGCTGGTGCCGCTGGCGGTGTCTGCCATCGCCGTGTCGTTCCTGTCCTCCGTCTACCTCTACGTCCGCTCTTTCTGGGCTCCCTCCCATGCTCTGGCCCTGGGGGGAGACACAG GGAATCCCCTTTATGACTTCTTCATTGGGCGGGAGCTGAACCCTCGGATCGGAAACTTTGACCTCAAGTATTTCTGTGAACTCAGACCAGGTCTGATTGGTTGG GGGGTCATTAACCTCGGGATGCTGATGAAGGAGGCGGAGCTTCGCGGTTCTCCTTCCCTCTCCATGATCCTCGTCAACTGCTTCCAGCTGCTTTATGTGGCAGACGCTTTATGGAACGAA GAGGCCGTTCTGACAACAATGGACATTGTGCATGATGGCTTCGGGTTCATGCTGGTGTTTGGCGACCTGGCCTGGGTTCCCTTCACCTACGGCCTGCAGGCTTCCTTCCTGGTTGTTCACCCACAGAGTCTGTCTTTGCTCACGGCGGCGGCCATAGTTGCCCTCAACG GTGCTGggtattacattttcagaaaatccaACTCGCAGAAGAACCAGTTCAGGCGAGACCCGACTCACCCCAGTGTTTCAG GACTGGAGACCATCGCCACAGCAACAGGGAAACGGCTGCTGGTGTCAGGCTGGTGGGGCTTCGTTCGTCATCCCAATTACCTCGGCGACCTCCTTATGGCGCTGGCGTGGTCCCTGCCATGTG GCTTCTCTCATCTCTTGCCATATTTCTACGTGGTTTACTTCACCGTCCTGCTGGTTCACCGGGAGGCCCGGGACGAGAGGCAGTGCAGGGCCAAGTACGGACTCGCGTGGGACGCCTACTGTCGCCGAGTTCCCTACAGGATCTTCCCGTACATTTACTGA
- the tm7sf2 gene encoding delta(14)-sterol reductase isoform X2 has translation MGPKKALKHRLSNDTEREFGGTLGAVCIPVFLPLTVLFLICVSQSPEASVLQWPPCLPSADQLWDPLAPILLLGWIGLHVLLYLLPLGKVSDGLALRDGSRLKYPINGFHGLCISAVLLSVLLGLGAPLGYLFELLVPLAVSAIAVSFLSSVYLYVRSFWAPSHALALGGDTGNPLYDFFIGRELNPRIGNFDLKYFCELRPGLIGWGVINLGMLMKEAELRGSPSLSMILVNCFQLLYVADALWNEEAVLTTMDIVHDGFGFMLVFGDLAWVPFTYGLQASFLVVHPQSLSLLTAAAIVALNGAGYYIFRKSNSQKNQFRRDPTHPSVSGLETIATATGKRLLVSGWWGFVRHPNYLGDLLMALAWSLPCGFSHLLPYFYVVYFTVLLVHREARDERQCRAKYGLAWDAYCRRVPYRIFPYIY, from the exons atGGGACCCAAGAAAGCCCTGAAACACAGACTGTCAAACGACACAGAAAGAGAGTTTGGAGGAACTCTGG GTGCCGTGTGCATTCCCGTTTTCCTCCCACTGACCGTTCTCTTCCTGATCTGTGTGAGCCAATCACCGGAGGCCAGCGTCCTCCAGTGGCCCCCCTGCCTCCCCTCCGCCGACCAGCTGTGGGACCCGCTGGCTCCCATTCTGCTGCTGGGATGGATCGGACTGCATGTCCTCCTCTACTTGCTGCCGTTAGGAAAG GTTTCTGATGGATTAGCGCTGAGGGACGGAAGCCGCCTCAAGTATCCCATAAATG GTTTCCACGGCCTGTGCATCAGCGCCGTGTTGCTGTCGGTGTTGCTGGGGCTCGGCGCTCCTCTTGGATATCTGTTTGAGCTGCTGGTGCCGCTGGCGGTGTCTGCCATCGCCGTGTCGTTCCTGTCCTCCGTCTACCTCTACGTCCGCTCTTTCTGGGCTCCCTCCCATGCTCTGGCCCTGGGGGGAGACACAG GGAATCCCCTTTATGACTTCTTCATTGGGCGGGAGCTGAACCCTCGGATCGGAAACTTTGACCTCAAGTATTTCTGTGAACTCAGACCAGGTCTGATTGGTTGG GGGGTCATTAACCTCGGGATGCTGATGAAGGAGGCGGAGCTTCGCGGTTCTCCTTCCCTCTCCATGATCCTCGTCAACTGCTTCCAGCTGCTTTATGTGGCAGACGCTTTATGGAACGAA GAGGCCGTTCTGACAACAATGGACATTGTGCATGATGGCTTCGGGTTCATGCTGGTGTTTGGCGACCTGGCCTGGGTTCCCTTCACCTACGGCCTGCAGGCTTCCTTCCTGGTTGTTCACCCACAGAGTCTGTCTTTGCTCACGGCGGCGGCCATAGTTGCCCTCAACG GTGCTGggtattacattttcagaaaatccaACTCGCAGAAGAACCAGTTCAGGCGAGACCCGACTCACCCCAGTGTTTCAG GACTGGAGACCATCGCCACAGCAACAGGGAAACGGCTGCTGGTGTCAGGCTGGTGGGGCTTCGTTCGTCATCCCAATTACCTCGGCGACCTCCTTATGGCGCTGGCGTGGTCCCTGCCATGTG GCTTCTCTCATCTCTTGCCATATTTCTACGTGGTTTACTTCACCGTCCTGCTGGTTCACCGGGAGGCCCGGGACGAGAGGCAGTGCAGGGCCAAGTACGGACTCGCGTGGGACGCCTACTGTCGCCGAGTTCCCTACAGGATCTTCCCGTACATTTACTGA
- the vps51 gene encoding vacuolar protein sorting-associated protein 51 homolog — translation MDADGSVSDESGRRRRVHGMLKLYYGLNEEGKAPEQLQSLDPCDINGPHFDPELYLNKLRRECSLSELMDHETCMVKQIRSLDSDMQTLVYENYNKFISATDTIRKMKNDFKKMEDEMDCLSANMAAITDFSASISSTLQDQHAQITKLSGVHTLLRKLQFLFELPARLNKCLELQAYAQAVSSHRRARCVLQQYSHLPSFKGIQDDCNAIMEKLAQELRQKFRDGGTSAKDLSECVELMLQLDEPAEELCDKFLSHARSRLELDLQGLEAEIKPYPPPPAPKEAATRRSSSSTAAGSPSDNSPKTLSLPSPTPNTDILEFIDRGCNEFVSSLCLVITSYQELFINHAQTGELASKNIPQMANGKLQAFVDDLAARYFSLVERRIQEEKGVGDNSLLVRALDRFHRRLQAVAKLLPGSAVPNRGTEIVIRAATERVKQYLSALQSFYMDSLTDVRQALATPRLSVAGAGAHLGGPAAGRDAPSSLPELLSSLSASILNQIKSVLASVHLFTAKDITFSNKPYFKGEFCSQGVRENLVVNFIRFVCQSSRQFCESAGDKGGSTPPALLLLLSRLCLDFETSTISYILTLTDEQFLVQHQNPITPVTALCGEAREAAQKLLNHYVKVQGLIISQMLRKSVETRDWVNTIEPRNVRAVMKRVVEDTTSIDVQVGLLYEEGVRKAHSSDSSKRTFSVYSSSRQQPRYAASYTPSAPMDTNLLSNIHKLFSERIDIFSSVEFNKVSVMTGIIKISLKTFLECVRLRTFGRYGLQQIQVDCHYLQMYLWRFVSDENLVHFLLDEIVGSAAHRCLDPSPMEQSVIEVICERG, via the exons ATGGACGCCGACGGTTCGGTGTCGGACGAGTCCGGGAGGAGGCGGAGGGTGCACGGCATGCTGAAGCTTTATTACGGGCTAAACGAGGAGGGCAAGGCCCCGGAGCAGCTGCAGTCCCTGGATCCCTGCGACATCAACGGGCCGCATTTTGACCCGGAGCTGTACCTCAACAAG CTGAGAAGAGAGTGCTCCCTTTCTGAGCTGATGGACCATGAGACCTGCATGGTGAAGCAGATCCGCTCTCTGGACAGTGACATGCAGACCCTGGTCTATGAAAACTATAACAAGTTCATATCTGCTACAG ACACCATCAGAAAAATGAAGAACGATTTCAAAAAGATGGAGGACGAAATGGATTGCCTGTCTGCGAACATGGCTGCCATCACTGACTTCAGCGCTTCCATCAGCAGCACGCTTCAGGACCAGCACGCACAGATAACCAAACTATCTG GGGTTCACACGCTACTGAGGaaacttcagtttctgtttgagTTGCCTGCTAGACTGAATAAGTGTCTGGAGCTGCAGGCCTACGCTCAGGCAGTGAGCTCCCACCGGCGTGCTCGCTGCGTGTTGCAGCAGTACAGCCACCTGCCTTCCTTCAAGGGGATTCAGGACGACTGCAACGCCATCATGGAGAAGCTGGCTCAGGAGCTTCGGCAGAAGTTCAG aGATGGTGGGACGAGCGCCAAAGACCTGTCGGAGTGTGTGGAGCTAATGCTGCAGCTGGATGAGCCAGCAGAGGAGCTCTGTGATAAATTCCTGAGCCATGCACGCTCTCGACTGGAGCTGGACCTTCAGGGGTTGGAAGCAGAGATCAAACCGTACCCGCCACCTCCAGCTCCGAAAGAGGCTGCAACACGCAGGTCATCGTCTTCTACAGCCGCAGGATCTCCGAGCGATAATTCCCCTAAGACGCTCTCTCTACCTTCTCCCACCCCAAACACCGACATTCTCGAATTCATAGACAGAGGCTGCAATGAATTTGTCAGCAGCTTATGTCTGGTTATTACTTCCTATCAAGAACTGTTCATCAACCATGCTCAGACAGGCGAGCTGGCTTCGAAGAATATTCCTCAGATGGCAAACGGCAAGCTGCAGGCCTTCGTGGATGACCTGGCGGCTCGGTATTTCTCGCTTGTCGAGAGGAGGATACAAGAAGAGAAAGGCGTCGGCGATAATTCCCTCCTGGTCCGCGCTCTAGACCGCTTCCACCGCAGACTGCAGGCCGTGGCCAAACTGCTGCCTGGCTCCGCCGTTCCAAACCGGGGGACGGAAATCGTGATAAGAGCGGCAACGGAGCGAGTGAAGCAGtatctctctgctctgcagagCTTCTACATGGACAGCCTGACAGATGTGAGACAGGCCCTAGCAACGCCTCGACTTTCCGTGGCTGGAGCCGGAGCGCATCTAGGAGGGCCTGCAGCTGGCCGGGATGCTCCCAGCAGTCTTCCAGAGCTTCTCTCATCTCTGTCAGCTTCTATTCTCAACCAAATCAAGTCGGTGTTGGCGTCAGTCCATCTCTTCACCGCCAAGGACATTACTTTCTCTAACAAGCCTTACTTCAAG GGGGAGTTCTGTAGCCAGGGAGTCCGTGAGAACCTGGTGGTGAACTTCATCAGGTTTGTGTGCCAGTCTTCTCGACAGTTTTGTGAAAGCGCCGGAGACAAAGGAGGATCCACGCCCCCGgctctcctgctgctgctgtctcgCCTCTGCTTGGACTTTGAGACGTCCACCATCTCCTACATACTCACGCTCACAGATGAACAGTTTCTCGTCCAG CACCAAAATCCCATAACACCAGTCACAGCATTATGTGGAGAAGCAAGAGAAGCGGCACAAAAACTCCTCAACCATTATGTCAAG GTTCAGGGGCTGATCATCTCCCAGATGTTAAGAAAGAGTGTTGAAACTCGAGACTGGGTCAACACCATCGAGCCTAGAAACGTCCGAGCTGTGATGAAGAGAGTAGTGGAGGACACCACCTCCATCGACGTGCAG GTGGGTCTGTTGTATGAAGAAGGTGTGAGGAAGGCCCACAGCAGTGACTCGAGCAAAAGGACCTTTTCCGTCTACAGCAGCTCCAGGCAGCAACCCCGTTATGCAGCCAGCTACACACCGAG TGCTCCCATGGATACCAATCTGCTGAGCAACATCCACAAGCTGTTTTCTGAAAGGATCGACATCTTTAGCTCAGTGGAGTTCAACAAG GTCTCTGTGATGACGGGAATCATCAAAATCAGCCTGAAGACGTTCCTGGAGTGTGTCCGCCTGCGCACTTTTGGGCGCTACGGCCTGCAGCAGATCCAAGTCGACTGCCACTACCTGCAGATGTACCTGTGGCGCTTCGTATCGGACGAGAACCTTGTTCACTTCCTGTTGGATGAGATAGTGGGAAGCGCCGCCCACCGCTGCCTCGACCCCTCACCGATGGAGCAGAGTGTTATTGAAGTGATCTGTGAGAGAGGTTGA